CGCCCATGATGGTGTCCATGCCCTTCAAGCTGCTACTCTTTGTTATGGTGGACGGCTGGAATCTGCTGGTCGGCTCGTTGGTGAACAGCTTTCTGCTCTGACCGGTGCGTTGTGCACAACGTTGGCCCGGTTTTTGCCTAAGGGTTGGAAAGATTCGTACACCGTCAATTTTCAGGAGTCACCCATGTCCCCAGATTTCGTCATCGGCTTCGGTCGGCAGGCCATTGAACTTTGCTTGATGATGTCCTTGCCCATGCTTGGGGTGGGTCTTGGCGTGGGTGTGGTTGTCAGCGTTATTCAGGCGGCAACCCAGATTCAGGAAATGACCCTGACTTTCATCCCCAAGATAGTGTGCATGTTTCTGGCCCTGCTGCTGGCCCTGCCCTGGCTCATGGAGCGCATGATTACCTTTACTCGTGACGTGTTCATCAATATCCCCACATATATCCGGTAAAACTGCCTCACGGGTCGCCCTTATCGGCGCGTACAACCCGCTCCGCCAGCCGCGCAACAGCGCGCCCGCTGGTTAGGGGCGGTTTTTTGCGTTCAGCGGGGCTTTGCTTGTCTGTCTGGCACAGGTGCGAGTGCAGCAAAGGCTGATATTATGTTGTTGCAGATGTTCTGAGCCTGATGCGGGTAGCAGTATAACTGTACTTCGCGTATATAATGCACTTGCTATGATGTATAAAATCTATCTAATAAAAATCTAGAGAAAGTTTAGGGTTGTTTTGTTTGCAATAAAAAAGGAAGTGCCGCCGCACTTCCTTTTTTATTGCTGTCAAGAGCTTGTCTGAACTGCGCAAAAAGAGCCAGTTGTGTTGG
This DNA window, taken from Desulfovibrio desulfuricans DSM 642, encodes the following:
- the fliQ gene encoding flagellar biosynthesis protein FliQ, producing the protein MSPDFVIGFGRQAIELCLMMSLPMLGVGLGVGVVVSVIQAATQIQEMTLTFIPKIVCMFLALLLALPWLMERMITFTRDVFINIPTYIR